One Maribacter sp. HTCC2170 genomic window, TTACCAATAGATTGGATAGTGGTTTTAACGTTAGCAGTACTTGGCGTTATAATGCACCCAATGAGCTTTATTGGGATTTCCCGGTGATTCAAGGAAACCAACAATCCATGCATTTTGCATATTTATTCAATTGGGTCAAAAAACCATGGCTGACCCAAAAATGGAGCCGGGATATCATGGATCGTTATTATGGTTTTGGAATTTCCAATGCCTATTTGGGCGATGAGGATCAGGGGCAAATGAGTGCTTGGTTCGTAATGTCTTCACTCGGGCTTTTTCAAACTGATGGAGGCACAAGGGTCAATCCTATTTATGAAATTGGAAGTCCTTTGTTCGAAGAAGTAACAATTGATCTTGGCCAACTATATGGGCGAGGTAAGTCTTTTACAATTTTGGCAGAGAATACCTCTTTCCACAATAAGTATGTGCAAAAAGCAATGCTAAATGGGGTTGAATTGAACAATTTTTGGGTTCCATCCAGTGAACTTTTAAAAGGGGGAAAACTCGTATTGACTATGGGCCCTGAGCCTAATTTTAAATGGGGAACCGCGGTATTGCCTATAAGTCCGAAAAATATAGAAGAATGAAACAGATTATCGCCTTTCTAATTATATTATTATGTTTTGCGAGTTGCAAAGACAATAAAGAACTACAGCAGCAAAAACCATTACACGATTTAGTTCAATACGTAGATCCGCAGATTGGCTCAGTACACGGCCGATGGTTCTTTTACACTCCTGCAGCTCGTCCATTCGGAATGGCCAAATTGGCACCTCACACCAACGCCTATAACAGCCAAGGTGGGTGGGGACCTACGGGATACGACGATAGGCATACTTCAATAGAGGGTTTTGGTCATTTTCACGAGTTTCAGATTGGTGGTTTGGTTTTTATGCCAACTGTTGGGGAATTAAAAACGGTACCCGGCACTTTGGAGGATCCAGATATAGGTTACAGATCTCGATTTTATAAAAAAGATGAAACGGCCGAACCAGGATACTATAAGGTAAGATTAAAGAATTATAACATAAAAGCAGAGATTACAGCAACTGAGCGTGTGGGGTACCACCGGTATACTTTCCCTAAAACCAAAGAAGCGAATGTAATCATTGATATTGGACACAAGCAGGGAGAAAGTAGTGATGTGGTTTCAGCACATGCAAAATTGGTGAATGATACCGAAATAGAAGGATATATCGAAACCAATCCCGAATACGCAAAGTTTTGTGACCCTGGTAAAACGGTAAAAATGTATTTCGTTGCCAGACTTGGCAAAGAAGCTCTTCAAATGGGGAGCTTCGTAAATGAAATAAGGCATGAAGGTGCGGTAGAGACCATTGGAACTGATAATGGCCTTTACTTGACATTCAATATGGAAAAAGATAGTGTGCTTGAAATCCAGACTGGATTAAGCTATACTTCCATCGCCAATGCACGTTTAAATTTAAAGACTGAAACCAATGGAAAGACCTTTGAATCGGTAAAACAGGAGTCTAAGGATGATTGGAACAAGAAACTGAATAAAATCGTTGTGGAAGGAGGTAAAAAGGAAGACAGGGTAAAGTTCTATACTGGCTTGTATCATGCTCTATTGGGACGCGGACTATCAAATGATGCGAACGGGGATTATCCTTTATCTGAAGATAAAATTGGGCATACCGCATTAAATGAAAAGGGTAAACCTAAATACAATCATTACAATACGGACGGTATTTGGGGAGGTTTTTGGAATTTGAGCCAAGTATGGGCATTGGCCTATCCTGACTATTTTAGTGACTATATACAATCAAATATCGATTTCTACAAAGATACGGGCTGGCTGCATGATGGCACAGCAAATGGAGTTTTTACAAATGGTGTTCAAACTAATTTTCAAGGATTATTATTGGCTTCGGCGTACAATGTTGGGATTCGGGATTTTGATGTGAAAACAGGTTATGAAGCTGCGTTAAAGAATGAATTGGAATACAACGGACGCAACTTGGGGAATGGTAAATATGACCTGAGCTATTTTGTCAAAGACAAGTATGTGCCTTATAAGGATACCATAATCTCAAACGGATGGGTTTTCAATTTTGGAGCTTCCCATACTTTGGAATATAGCTTTAGTTCCTATGCCGTGGCTCAGATGGCAAAGGATAAAAAGGATGAGGTCAACTACGAGAAGTTGATGAAGCAGGCAGATTATTATAAGAACCTATTTGACCCAGTTACTAAATTCATTAGGCCCAAATTGAAGAATGGCTCCTTTATCAAGGATTTTGATCCAATGAAAGGCTGGGATGGTTTTCAAGAAGGAAATGCCTATCAATTCACATGGTATGTTCCCCAAGATCCTAAAGGACTAATTGATTTAGTAGGAAAACCACTTTTTAATGAGCGTTTGGAAACCATGTTCAACGACGCACAGAAAAGTATGTTTGGCGGTGGGTCGGAAGAAATACATAGTTTTTCTGGAGTCGAAAAATTATACAATCATGGGAATCAACCCTGTCTGCATAACCCTTGGCTGTTCAATTATTCAGGAAAACCCTGGTTGACTCAAAAATGGGTTCGTACCATTTGTAATGAGTTTTACGGTACGGAACCATTGCATGGGTATGGTGTAGGACAAGATGAAGATCAGGGACAACTGGGGGCTTGGTATGTAATGGCTTCCTTGGGATTGTTTGATGTTCAGGGCCATACCTCTGCGAACCCTTCCTTTCAATTTGGAAGTCCGTTATTTGAAAGGATCACCATCCAATTGGATAATGACTATTACGAAGGAAAAGAACTTGTACTTGAAACCAAAAATCAAAGTCAGGAGAATTTATACATCCAGTCGCTTTCATTTAATGGAAAACCAGTGAACAATAATTGGATGTATCGCAAAGAACTTATAAATGGAGGAAAACTTATTTTTGAATTAGGCCCTGAACCTAACAAGCAATGGGGTATAGAAGTGCTGCCTCCCTCAATGTCAAATGAAAAATAACAGAAGATGAACAAACTATTGATTTTCGTTTTTGGACTCCTATTAATGGGATGTGCCGAGCAAAAAAAGGAAGAGAATGAATTAGCCAATAAAATTTTGGCTAATGAACAATTTAAAGATGTAAAAAGTAGGGCAATAGCGGTGGTGAAAACTGGATTCAATGCAGGTGATGGCTATCGTGAGGTCTGGATAAGGGACTATAATACTTTTATAGAGCTTTCGGCTGAAGTCTATCCTGCTGAGGAATTAAAAGAAAATCTTCTTGTGTTTTTCCGTATGCAGGGTGATGATGGGAATATTCTTGACGGATTTACACCTGCAGAAAAAATATCGAAAGAGGAGACCGACTTTAGTTATTTTGAATTGGAACCGCGTTATGCCGGACACAAAAACACGGTAGAAACAGATCAGGAAACCTCATTGATTCAAACGGTATACAAATATGTACAATCAACCGGAGATGAATCTATTCTTGATGTTCAAGTTGGGGATAAAACTGTGGCCCAACGTATGGAAAGGGCAATGCAGTTTCTAATGAATGAACGATTTTCTACTGAATATGGTTTAATATGGGGTGCAACCACTGCCGATTGGGGCGATGTACAACCAGAACATGGTTGGGGTGTTGATATTGATGAGAACACGCACAGGGCAATAGACATTTATGACAATGCCATGTTCATAATAGCTCTCGATAATATGATTGAGCTATTGCCAGATGTAAGAGAAAAATGGCTTCCTATTCGTCATAAATTGGCTAAAAATTCTAGAAAACACCTTTGGGATGGAAACGACAAAAAATTCATTCCTCATATATACTTGGATGGCAGTCCGTTCCCTGAAGATTTCAATGAAAGTGAAATCTATTATTTCGGGGGCACAGCAATCGCTATTGAAGCCGGGTTATTATCTGAAGATGAGATCAATGTTTCTATAAAAGAAATGATATCAAGGGTAAAACAAGCAGGGGCCGCTTCCATAGGGTTAACCTTGTACCCACCATATCCAGATGGGTACTTTGTAAACCAAATTATGAATCCAGAATACAGCTATCAAAATGGAGGTGATTGGACGTGGTTTGGCGCTAGGATGATTAGCCAATTGGTAAAAAATGGCTTTATCAAGGATGCCTACGAGCAGTTATTACCTATGACGGAAAGAGTAGTAACTAATGACGGGTTTTATGAATGGTACACCAAAGAGAACGAACCTAAAGGATCGGGTACTTTCAGGGGTTCTGCCGGGGTACTGTATACAGCCATTCTTCAATTGGAGGAGTGGGCCAAATCTCAAAACAAATAGTTGATTTTATGAATTTCAAATTAAATCATAACAGCCCAATTCCTCTACATGCACAAATTGAAGCATATTTAAGGGATTTAGTAAAACAGGATGAATATTGCGAAGGGAAAAGGTTTTTACCCAAAGAAGTGACCCTTGCTAAAAGATTGGGGGTTTCTAGGAATACGGTGCGACAGGCGGTCAATACCTTGGTAAATGAGCATTTGATTGAACGTAAAAAAGGGGTTGGCACCAAAGTGGTCAATAAAAAAATAGCCACTAAACTTGACAATTGGATCAGTTTCACAAAAGAAATGCGCAAACAAGGGATTGAAGTGGTCAATTACCTCGTAACTGTTTCATTGGTCAAAGCCCCAGAAGAAGTATATGAAGCCTTATCTGTTTCTAAGGAGAAGAAATTATGGAAGCTGGAAAAAATTCGGGGATCAAAAGATGCCAAATATTTGTATTCCGTATCCTTTTTTCATCCAAGAGTAGGTATTACTGGGAATGAGGATTTTGTATTGCCATTGTATGAGGTGTTGGAAGTCGAGCATGATATTCTGGTAGCTACTTCCAAAGAAAAGATAAGTGCCATAAAAGCAGATAAAACCCTTAGTTCAATTCTCGAACTCACAACCAATATGCCAATATTGAAACGAGAGCGATTAGTATGTGATCCAGGAGATAGACCAATAGAATATAACATTGTTTATTATCATACAGACTATTTTACATACGATATTGAAATTAAAAGAGAATTCTAAATCAAAATAATTATGAAAAAAGATATAGCCATTGGAGTTGATGTTGGCGGAAGTCATATTGTTAGTGCTGCCGTGAACCTGAAAACCAATGAAATAATTCTGGCGACCACTCATTCTGTCAAAGTAAACAACAAGGAATCCAAGGATGTTGTATTAGAAAACTGGAGCAGAGCTATTAACGAGACCATTGAAAGTGCTGGGATTGTAAATACAACTAATATTGGGTTTGCTATTCCAGGACCTTTTAATTACAAAAGCGGAGTGGCGATGTTCGAAGGTGATAATGACAAATATGAGAGCTTGTATAAAGTTTCGATACCCGAAGAATTACCTAAATATATCAATAGTGATGAAGTTGATTTAAGATTTTTAAACGATGCTACTTCCTTTGGTGTTGGCGTATCAAAACAAGGAAAAGCGAAATTGTATAGCAAAGTGATTGTTGTAACGTTGGGCACGGGGTTTGGTTCTGCTTTTATCGAAAATGGCATCCCGCAAGTACATAGTGATGAAGTACCCGAGGGAGGATGTTTGTGGGATAAACCATTTAAATCTGGTATTAGTGATGACTATTTTTCTACGCGATGGTGCATAAACAGGTACGAGGAGCTTACAGGGGAAAAGTTACTAGGTGTTAAAGAGGTGGCAATGGTGAATAATCCTCATTCAAAAGCAGTTTTTGACGAATTTGGTTTGAACATGGCAACGTTCATGATGCCTTTTATTGAAAGGTTCAAAGCGGATATTATTGTAATGGGAGGTAATATTTCAAAGGCAAGCGAGCTATTTCTACCGACTTTTGAAAAGAAAATGTTGGATTATGGGTCACGGGTTGAAATTGAAATATCGAACTTAATGGAAGATGCCGCTATATTGGGTAGTGCTAAGCTATTTGACCCTGTTTTTTGGCAATCGGTGAAAGACGAATTACCTGAACTTTAAATCAATAAAGATGACTTCAAAAAAAATCGAGGTTAGCAAACTGTTTCCGGTCTTCCTAACATTTATTGTCATGGGCTTTGTTGATATTGTTGGGGTTTCAACAGGATACGTGCAGAAAGATTTTGGTCTTTCAGATTCTATGGCACAGTTTATTCCTTCAATGGTTTTTATATGGTTTTTTGTTTTTTCAATCCCTGTAGGAATCCTTCAAGATAAACTTGGTAAAAAGAAAATGATGAACATTGGGATCATCATTACAATTTTAGGAATGTTGATTCCTTTCCTGCATTATTCTTTTGAGGTGATATTAATCGCTTTTGTGTTTATGGGTATAGGTAATACCATTGTACAGGTGGCGGCAAGCCCTTTACTGCAAGAAGTATCATCTAAAAACAAACTCTCTAGTTTTTTAAGCCTTTCCCAGTTTATAAAGGCCATAACTTCTTTAACGGGACCAATTATTGCTACCTATTTGGCCATAACCTATGATAATTGGATATTGGTATTTCTCATATATGCCATAATATCATTAGTAAATCTACTTTGGCTTTCCTTGACTAAGATTGATGAAAATATAAAATCTGAAGCGCCAGCAACATTCGGTTCATGTATGGCATTACTGACCAATAAATTTGTACTGACCATGGTAATTGCAATTTTTCTTATTGTCGGTGCAGATGTGGGTATGAACACTAATATTCAGGCTTTTTTGATGAAAATTCACGGACTTACTTTGGAAAATGCCTCCTATGGGATAAGTGTTTATTTTACTGCATTAATGATCAGTAGGTTTACTGGGGCCATTTTGTTACAGTATTTAAAACCGATGTTTTTTTTGGTGACCACCACGGTTTTATCCATTATCGGTACTACGGCGATTATGTTTTCTGCTACCGAGGTAATGGCCTATATATCAATATTTATTGTGGGACTAGGTGCTGGCAATCTTTTCCCTTTGGTGTTTTCTATGGCTATTAATAAAATGCCCACAAGATCAAATGAGATATCGGGTCTATTGATAATGGCAATTGTGGGAGGAGCTATAATTCCGCCTATTATGGGTTTTGTAAGCTCGTACTCGGGAATATTGGGAAGTCTTACTGTTCTTGGTTTATGCTTTGTCTATTTGCTTATTATTCCATTTTCCATGAAGAAAGAAAATACATAACATGATTAAATAGCCTTCTTAGCACAATAATGCCCTATTAATTCTAAGGGTGTTTGGTTTGATTTGTATATTTTTAGCGGTAAAGACCGTTCAATAATGATAGAAATAGAACGCAAGTTTTTGGTTAAATCTGATGAGTTCAAAAATGAAGCAACTTCGAAAAGAAGAATTGTCCAAGGTTTTTTGAATACCCATCCCGAAAGAACAGTACGCGTAAGAATCAATGAGGACATAGGATATTTGACAATAAAGGGAAAATCAAATGAAGAAGGTACTTCTCGTTTTGAATGGGAGAAGGAAATAGATTTACAAGAAGCAGAAGCCTTATTGGGCTTGTGCGAGAAATCAGTTATCAATAAAATGAGGTATGAAATACCTGCAGGAAAATATATCTTTGAGGTAGATGAGTTTTTTGATGACAATAAAGGTCTTATAGTTGCCGAAATCGAATTGCAAAACGAAAATGATGAATTTGACCGACCAGACTGGTTAGGAGAAGAAGTAACGGGTCAGGTTAAATATTACAATTCACTATTGAGCAAAGCACCTTTTAAAAAGTGGTAAGATGAAATATACTCTATGCTTGTTGACTTTATGTGTTTTTGTGTCTTGTAAACAAGAGCAAAGTGCTGTAACTGAAGTTGATGAAATAGTTGAAGTAGTGAAAGAAAAATCAGTTCGGGAAATTAATGAAGAGTTGATTAAAAAAGGGTATAAAACATTTGATTTTGTGGATGAGGTTACTAAAGACACTATGTTGATGCAACAGTATTTTATAGCTTTTCTTAAAAGAGGTCCTAACCGTTCACAGAATAAAGCTGAGAGTGATAGTCTACAAACTATGCATATGGAGCATTTAGGAAGAATGTACGAGGAAGGTTATGCCGATATTTCTGGTCCATTTGGTGATGATGGTGATATTCGTGGTATCACGATTTATAATACTCCGACCTTGGAAATAGCCGATAGCCTTGCCAATATGGACCCTATGGTAAAAGCGGGTCGTTTGGTAATAGAAATTCATCCTTGGTGGGCAGCAAAGGGTTTTCCCTTGCGCTAATAGTTATTGGGCTAGGATTCCTTTTTTGTCCAATAGTGGGATTTTGGCCAATGCTTTTTCGGTTACTGAACCTTTTGGAAAAAGGAACTTTTTTTCAAACAATGTACCATCTACATAATAGGTTAAATGAAACTCATTGTTTAGTTGGAGTACCTCGTTTTGAACGAATTCTATTTTTTGAAAGGATTGGGCATCCAAAGCTTCCATACTGTGGCGCATTAAAGCAGTTTTGGTTTCTCCATCATGACCTTTAGAGACAATGAAAACCATTTCAATGGTATTTGATCCATTATTTAAAAGATACGCATTCCATTCATCGGTCTTGAATTCATCATTCCATTCTAATACCATAGCTATATGAATATCTTTAACTACGGGTATTTCAATATCTTTTTTCAATAAGAAAAAGTTATAGGGTGCTTTTAAATTGCTCTAAGAAACGAACATCATTTTCACTCAATAATCGAATATCAGATATTTGATGAAGTAATAAGGCAATACGATCTATTCCCATCCCAAAGGCAAAACCTGAATACTCGTTTGAGTCTATCCCACAATTTTCCAGTACGTTTGGATCAACCATACCACAGCCCATTATTTCTAACCAACCGGTCCCTTTGGTCATCTTATAATCGGTTTCAGTCTCGAGTCCCCAGTAAACATCAACTTCTGCACTTGGTTCGGTAAATGGGAAGTATGATGGTCTTAGCCTGATTTTTGATTTCCCGAACAACTCAGTTGTGAAAAACTGTAGGGTCTGCTTAAGATCTGCAAAAGAAACATCCTTGTCAATATATAAACCTTCCACTTGATGAAAAAAGCAATGTGAACGAGCAGATATGGCCTCGTTTCTATAAACCCTTCCAGGAGAAATCGTTCGGATTGGAGGTTTGTTGTTCTCCATATAACGCACCTGAACGGATGAAGTATGCGTTCTTAATAAGATATCTGGATCGGTTTGAATGAAGAATGTGTCCTGCATATCCCTTGCTGGATGATATTCAGGAAGGTTTAAAGCTGTAAAGTTATGCCAATCATCTTCAATTTCGGGCCCCTCTGAAACATTGAAGCCTATTCTTGAAAAAATGTCGATAATCTGGTTCTTTACAAGAGAGATAGGATGCCTTGAGCCTAATGCCATTGCTTCACCTGGCCGGGTTAAATCCCCATAAATACTAGCCTCGTCCGTTTTGTTCTCCAATGTATCTTTTAAGGAATTAACTCTTTCCGTGGCCGAAATCTTCAACTTGTTTATTGTTTGGCCAAATTCCTTTTTTTGCTCGTTGGGAACGTTTTTAAACTCAGCAAAAAACTCATTGAGAAGACCTTTTTTCCCCAAATATTTAATTCGAAAAGCCTCTAAAGCTTCATTAGATTCAGCTTTGAAATTTTCAACTTCAGCAATATGTTCCTTTATCTTATCGATCATGATACAAAACTAAGAGGACAAATTTAAAACAATCTATGAAGTATAGCCACTCAAAGGCATAAAAAACCGCGTCTTTATCGAGGACACGGTTTATTTGCTGTTAAAACTATATTCTAGTGTTTATAATCTACATGTTCTTTAATCCACTTGGCACAATCCTTAAAAGTATCGAAAATATGTTCTTCAGGAATAAAATCAGGAATAATGTCAATACGTTCCATCATATATCTGGGCTGTCTCAATAGGTCAACAAAAAGTACGGTAATATCTTTTTTGTTGAGTTCTTGCAAAACATCTTCCATGGCATATAGACCAGACTGATCCATATATTGCATTCTATCAAGTCGAATGATAGTATAGGATGCGGTACTAGGAATCTGATTTGCCAGTTGTTGAAATTCACTAGTTGTTCCAAAGAATAAAGGCCCTTTAATGTGTTTAATAAAGACTTCTTCTTCAAACTCTTTTGGAAAATCTGCTTCATCGGCCCATCCTTTCTCTTTACCCAATGACTTTACCTCTGAGCGCTCAGCGGTAAGATCACCAAGTTTCTTCATGAACATTAAGGAGGCAATCACCAATCCAATACCCACTGCGTATACGAGATTCCAAAAAGTGGAAAGTACCAATACCACAATCATTACGACTACCTCAGAGCTTAGCTTTAATGGCCCTAACTTTATATCTTTTGGTAAATTGGGAATAGCTTTTAGTCCTTTATAATCCATCACCGCTATACCTACGGTTATTAAAATACCCGCTAAAACAGCGGCTGGAATTTGTGATGCTATTGGCCCCATTGCTAGTAGAATCACTAATAAAAGAATCCCAGCAACCATTCCGGATAATCTGGTCTTTCCGCCTGAATTAATGTTTACTACTGTTCTTATGGTTGCACCGGCTCCAGGAATTCCACCAAAAATACTGGCGATTGTATTTCCTATTCCCTGACCAATCAACTCCTTATTTGGTTTGTGCTTGGTTTTAGTCATATTATCAGCAACAACCGATGTTAATAACGAATCGATAGCTCCTAAGAGTGCGAGGGTTAGAGCCGTGAATATATAGGGAGAAATGGATCCAAACTCAAACGCTGTGAATATCTCCAAATTGGGCATTGGAAAACCTTCTGGGATTTTTTCAATTGTTCTGTAATCAAGTCCAAAACCATAAGCAACTCCTGAAACCAGTATCAATGCAACAAGCGTACTAGGTACTGTTGTGGTGATGCGCTTAAATCCATAAATAATTAGAATGGTCGCAAGAGCAAGACCGAGTTCGAGCCAATTTATATTTTTCAAAGCTCTGGGCAAGACCTTAATAGCACCCAAAACACCTGAAGCTTCCTTAGCTGCCAAAGTCTTCGATTCTTCCCAAATGGTTGTTTCAGTTACTTCGTCGGCCCTTGAGATGGTTTCTTTAAAATCTTCCAGTACGAGAATACCTTCTCCAGCTTCATCTTTAAGGATGTTTTCTAAAATCAATTCTTCAGCCTGAGGTTTAAAGGGTTCAACCCAAGAATCATCTTCTTTCGGATAGTACCCTAAAGCAGGCATAATCTGGGTGATAAGTATAATAACACCTATTGCTGTCATAAAACCTGAAACCACGGGATAAGGAATGTATCTAATGTATTTTCCAATACCCAAAAGACCTAAACCTATTTGCATTAAACCTGCCAATAAGAATATTGTCAAGATAGCTGGGAGTGCTTTTTCAACACTGCCGTCATAAACAGCAATAATACCAGCAATGACCACCATACTTACTGCGGTCATTGGTGCAGTTGGGCCGGAAATTTGAGTGTTTGTACCCCCAAACAAAGCGGCGAAAAAACTAATGAATATTGCGCCATAAAGACCTGCACTAGGCCCTAGACCTGAACTTACACCAAATGCAAGTGCCAAGGGGAGGGCAACAATTCCTGCAGTGATTCCTCCTAGAAGATCACCTTTAAAATTTGAAAATAAATTTTTCATTTTACAGATTGAATTTGATTATAGTAAGACAACTTTACCTGTAGAAAGGTGATATACGCCGCCTACAATATTGATTTCGCCATTGACTTCCATTTCTTTAAGAATTGGACTCTTTTCACGAATTCTTTCAATAGAAAGTGCAACGTTATTTTCTACGGTTTTTGCTACAAATTCACTGTTTGAAGAACTGGCTTCACCCTCAACTTGGTCTGATGTTTGTTTTACTGCAGGCAGAATGTTTCCTAACATTGAGGTGATGTTTCCTAATTCAACACCGTCGATAGCAGCTTTTACTGCACCACAGGATTCATGGCCCAATACCAACACCAGTTTACTACCAGCAGCTTTACAAGAGTATTCAAGGCTTCCTAAAATGTCGGTGTTTTCAAAATTTCCGGCAACGCGTGCAACGAAAACATCACCGATACCTTGGTCAAAAATGGTTTCTACAGGAACTCTGGAGTCAATACAAGATAAAACCACAGCTTTGGGGAATTGTCCACCGACGGTTTGGTTTCTTTGACTTTCAAGATCCCTGGATTCCATTTTCGTTTCAATGAATCTTTTATTCCCATCCATTAAATCAATTAGCACACCATTTGGTGTTAAGGATGATTGTGTTGCTTTATCTAGTGCTTTATGTATCATTTCAATAGTTTTAAATTGGTAAATAGTAAAATCCCCTATAAGATATATAAGGTAAGAACTTCAAATTGAACAGATGAAGTATTATTATAAAACTAACTTAATTCCGGGGGGGGAAGAAAAATGTTCAATGTAGGGCCATAACACTCCTCAAGATAGAATGTGTTGTTTCCAGATTTACTTACTGAATAAGAAGAAAGGGAATTATTCCAAATGTGATAAAAGGTGTCTTTATCACTACTTTCTTTTTCACCTTCCTTATTTTCTTTTTGGTTGTCGTCCTCATTTTGGTCCAAGACCAACTCCATTTTATTATCAGAATCAATTAAGGAAATAACCGAAGGGGCCACAATGCTTGTTGCAAGAAAAATAGAAAGAACAATTTGCAAAAAGAGTTTCATTGTTGGCTATTCTTGAATTTCGGCTAAAATAATGGACTTTCCTTTAAATAGCGTTAAAGAAAGACTAAAAATCCTTTAACAGTTTAATACTTTCTGAAGTAACCCAGCCGGT contains:
- a CDS encoding GH92 family glycosyl hydrolase produces the protein MKQIIAFLIILLCFASCKDNKELQQQKPLHDLVQYVDPQIGSVHGRWFFYTPAARPFGMAKLAPHTNAYNSQGGWGPTGYDDRHTSIEGFGHFHEFQIGGLVFMPTVGELKTVPGTLEDPDIGYRSRFYKKDETAEPGYYKVRLKNYNIKAEITATERVGYHRYTFPKTKEANVIIDIGHKQGESSDVVSAHAKLVNDTEIEGYIETNPEYAKFCDPGKTVKMYFVARLGKEALQMGSFVNEIRHEGAVETIGTDNGLYLTFNMEKDSVLEIQTGLSYTSIANARLNLKTETNGKTFESVKQESKDDWNKKLNKIVVEGGKKEDRVKFYTGLYHALLGRGLSNDANGDYPLSEDKIGHTALNEKGKPKYNHYNTDGIWGGFWNLSQVWALAYPDYFSDYIQSNIDFYKDTGWLHDGTANGVFTNGVQTNFQGLLLASAYNVGIRDFDVKTGYEAALKNELEYNGRNLGNGKYDLSYFVKDKYVPYKDTIISNGWVFNFGASHTLEYSFSSYAVAQMAKDKKDEVNYEKLMKQADYYKNLFDPVTKFIRPKLKNGSFIKDFDPMKGWDGFQEGNAYQFTWYVPQDPKGLIDLVGKPLFNERLETMFNDAQKSMFGGGSEEIHSFSGVEKLYNHGNQPCLHNPWLFNYSGKPWLTQKWVRTICNEFYGTEPLHGYGVGQDEDQGQLGAWYVMASLGLFDVQGHTSANPSFQFGSPLFERITIQLDNDYYEGKELVLETKNQSQENLYIQSLSFNGKPVNNNWMYRKELINGGKLIFELGPEPNKQWGIEVLPPSMSNEK
- a CDS encoding GH36-type glycosyl hydrolase domain-containing protein, which gives rise to MNKLLIFVFGLLLMGCAEQKKEENELANKILANEQFKDVKSRAIAVVKTGFNAGDGYREVWIRDYNTFIELSAEVYPAEELKENLLVFFRMQGDDGNILDGFTPAEKISKEETDFSYFELEPRYAGHKNTVETDQETSLIQTVYKYVQSTGDESILDVQVGDKTVAQRMERAMQFLMNERFSTEYGLIWGATTADWGDVQPEHGWGVDIDENTHRAIDIYDNAMFIIALDNMIELLPDVREKWLPIRHKLAKNSRKHLWDGNDKKFIPHIYLDGSPFPEDFNESEIYYFGGTAIAIEAGLLSEDEINVSIKEMISRVKQAGAASIGLTLYPPYPDGYFVNQIMNPEYSYQNGGDWTWFGARMISQLVKNGFIKDAYEQLLPMTERVVTNDGFYEWYTKENEPKGSGTFRGSAGVLYTAILQLEEWAKSQNK
- a CDS encoding GntR family transcriptional regulator produces the protein MNFKLNHNSPIPLHAQIEAYLRDLVKQDEYCEGKRFLPKEVTLAKRLGVSRNTVRQAVNTLVNEHLIERKKGVGTKVVNKKIATKLDNWISFTKEMRKQGIEVVNYLVTVSLVKAPEEVYEALSVSKEKKLWKLEKIRGSKDAKYLYSVSFFHPRVGITGNEDFVLPLYEVLEVEHDILVATSKEKISAIKADKTLSSILELTTNMPILKRERLVCDPGDRPIEYNIVYYHTDYFTYDIEIKREF
- a CDS encoding ROK family protein, whose amino-acid sequence is MKKDIAIGVDVGGSHIVSAAVNLKTNEIILATTHSVKVNNKESKDVVLENWSRAINETIESAGIVNTTNIGFAIPGPFNYKSGVAMFEGDNDKYESLYKVSIPEELPKYINSDEVDLRFLNDATSFGVGVSKQGKAKLYSKVIVVTLGTGFGSAFIENGIPQVHSDEVPEGGCLWDKPFKSGISDDYFSTRWCINRYEELTGEKLLGVKEVAMVNNPHSKAVFDEFGLNMATFMMPFIERFKADIIVMGGNISKASELFLPTFEKKMLDYGSRVEIEISNLMEDAAILGSAKLFDPVFWQSVKDELPEL
- a CDS encoding MFS transporter, whose translation is MTSKKIEVSKLFPVFLTFIVMGFVDIVGVSTGYVQKDFGLSDSMAQFIPSMVFIWFFVFSIPVGILQDKLGKKKMMNIGIIITILGMLIPFLHYSFEVILIAFVFMGIGNTIVQVAASPLLQEVSSKNKLSSFLSLSQFIKAITSLTGPIIATYLAITYDNWILVFLIYAIISLVNLLWLSLTKIDENIKSEAPATFGSCMALLTNKFVLTMVIAIFLIVGADVGMNTNIQAFLMKIHGLTLENASYGISVYFTALMISRFTGAILLQYLKPMFFLVTTTVLSIIGTTAIMFSATEVMAYISIFIVGLGAGNLFPLVFSMAINKMPTRSNEISGLLIMAIVGGAIIPPIMGFVSSYSGILGSLTVLGLCFVYLLIIPFSMKKENT
- a CDS encoding CYTH domain-containing protein, which translates into the protein MIEIERKFLVKSDEFKNEATSKRRIVQGFLNTHPERTVRVRINEDIGYLTIKGKSNEEGTSRFEWEKEIDLQEAEALLGLCEKSVINKMRYEIPAGKYIFEVDEFFDDNKGLIVAEIELQNENDEFDRPDWLGEEVTGQVKYYNSLLSKAPFKKW
- a CDS encoding YciI family protein — protein: MKYTLCLLTLCVFVSCKQEQSAVTEVDEIVEVVKEKSVREINEELIKKGYKTFDFVDEVTKDTMLMQQYFIAFLKRGPNRSQNKAESDSLQTMHMEHLGRMYEEGYADISGPFGDDGDIRGITIYNTPTLEIADSLANMDPMVKAGRLVIEIHPWWAAKGFPLR
- the pheS gene encoding phenylalanine--tRNA ligase subunit alpha — its product is MIDKIKEHIAEVENFKAESNEALEAFRIKYLGKKGLLNEFFAEFKNVPNEQKKEFGQTINKLKISATERVNSLKDTLENKTDEASIYGDLTRPGEAMALGSRHPISLVKNQIIDIFSRIGFNVSEGPEIEDDWHNFTALNLPEYHPARDMQDTFFIQTDPDILLRTHTSSVQVRYMENNKPPIRTISPGRVYRNEAISARSHCFFHQVEGLYIDKDVSFADLKQTLQFFTTELFGKSKIRLRPSYFPFTEPSAEVDVYWGLETETDYKMTKGTGWLEIMGCGMVDPNVLENCGIDSNEYSGFAFGMGIDRIALLLHQISDIRLLSENDVRFLEQFKSTL